The proteins below come from a single Saccharopolyspora sp. SCSIO 74807 genomic window:
- a CDS encoding type III pantothenate kinase — translation MLLALDVGNTNITLGLYDEADGADRADGGLVRDWRMRTEPRMTADELALTVRGLLGSHADGITGISALSTVPALLRELRVMLGRYWDEVPRVVVEPGVRTGVPLLVDNPKEVGADRVINTLAAHHLHSTNCVVVDFGTSTNVDVISSKGEFLGGAFAPGVEISLDALASRAAQLRKVELTRPRSVIGKNTVECLQSGILFGFAGQVDGLVEQIVAELESTHGGPTTVLATGGLAPLVVAESRTITQHVPDLTLLGLRLVYDRNFR, via the coding sequence GTGCTGCTCGCCCTGGACGTCGGCAACACCAACATCACCCTCGGCCTCTACGACGAAGCGGACGGGGCGGATCGCGCGGACGGCGGGCTGGTGCGGGACTGGCGGATGCGGACCGAACCGCGGATGACGGCTGACGAGCTCGCGCTGACCGTGCGCGGTCTGCTCGGCTCGCACGCCGACGGGATAACCGGCATCTCCGCGTTGTCCACGGTTCCCGCGTTGCTGCGCGAACTGCGCGTGATGCTCGGCCGCTATTGGGACGAGGTGCCGCGAGTCGTGGTGGAACCGGGTGTGCGCACCGGGGTTCCGCTGCTGGTGGACAACCCGAAGGAGGTCGGCGCGGACCGGGTCATCAACACCTTGGCCGCGCACCACCTGCATTCCACGAACTGCGTGGTGGTGGATTTCGGTACGTCCACGAACGTCGATGTGATCTCGTCGAAAGGGGAGTTCCTCGGCGGCGCGTTCGCGCCCGGTGTGGAGATCTCGTTGGACGCGCTGGCCTCCCGCGCCGCGCAGCTGCGCAAGGTCGAACTCACCCGGCCCCGCTCGGTGATCGGCAAGAACACCGTGGAGTGCCTGCAATCCGGGATCCTGTTCGGTTTCGCGGGTCAGGTCGACGGGCTGGTGGAGCAGATCGTGGCGGAACTGGAATCCACCCACGGCGGCCCGACGACGGTGCTGGCCACCGGTGGTCTCGCGCCACTGGTCGTCGCCGAATCGCGAACGATCACCCAGCACGTGCCGGATCTGACGCTGCTCGGGCTGCGGTTGGTCTACGACCGCAACTTCCGCTGA
- the panD gene encoding aspartate 1-decarboxylase, with protein sequence MFRTMLKSKIHRATVTRSDLHYVGSVTVDADLMDAADLLAGEQVTIVDVTNGARLETYVITGARGSGVLGINGAAAHLVEPGDLVILIAYGVMDEAEARSREANVVFVDADNAVVERGADPGSAPAGSGLATSAVEPADSAAPAETDDATRLDALLARPEA encoded by the coding sequence ATGTTCCGCACGATGCTCAAGTCGAAGATCCACCGGGCCACGGTGACCCGGTCGGACCTGCACTACGTCGGATCCGTCACGGTGGACGCGGACCTGATGGACGCCGCCGACCTGCTGGCGGGCGAGCAGGTCACGATCGTCGACGTGACCAACGGGGCGCGGCTGGAGACCTACGTGATCACCGGTGCGCGCGGGTCCGGAGTGCTCGGCATCAACGGCGCGGCCGCGCACCTGGTCGAGCCCGGTGACCTGGTCATCCTGATCGCCTACGGGGTGATGGACGAGGCGGAGGCGCGCAGCCGCGAGGCCAACGTGGTTTTCGTCGACGCGGACAACGCGGTGGTCGAACGCGGCGCCGATCCGGGTTCCGCCCCGGCAGGTTCCGGGCTCGCCACCAGCGCCGTCGAACCGGCGGATTCCGCGGCGCCCGCCGAGACCGACGACGCCACGCGCCTCGACGCGCTGCTGGCCCGTCCCGAAGCCTGA
- the panC gene encoding pantoate--beta-alanine ligase, producing MTTANSVGAGPGFTPRELTVHRMPAELAKVTRALRATGRQVVLVPTMGALHAGHVELIRAARKVPNSVTVVSIFVNPLQFGPGEDFDRYPRSQEADLEVCRAEGAELVLAPEPAQMYGPDPQIGVTAGSIGEQLEGASRPGHFDGVLTVVAKLLGIVRPDYALFGEKDYQQLVLIRRMARELNFDTGVQGVPTVRNADGLALSSRNGYLDEQQRRAALALSAAMAAGAHAGRSGPSAVVAAAREVLDAEPLVQPDYLELRDTELGPAPESGEARLLVAAKVGTTRLIDNALVVLGSQ from the coding sequence ATGACCACAGCGAACAGCGTTGGTGCAGGCCCCGGTTTCACGCCGCGAGAGCTCACGGTGCACCGCATGCCCGCCGAGCTGGCGAAGGTCACGCGGGCGCTGCGCGCGACGGGGCGGCAGGTCGTGCTGGTGCCGACGATGGGCGCGCTGCACGCCGGGCACGTCGAGCTGATCCGCGCGGCGCGCAAGGTGCCGAACTCGGTGACCGTCGTGTCGATCTTCGTGAACCCGCTGCAGTTCGGGCCGGGCGAGGACTTCGACCGCTACCCGCGTTCGCAGGAAGCCGATCTGGAGGTCTGCCGCGCGGAAGGCGCCGAGCTCGTGCTGGCACCGGAACCGGCGCAGATGTACGGCCCGGACCCGCAGATCGGCGTCACCGCGGGATCCATCGGCGAACAGCTCGAAGGCGCCAGCAGGCCCGGGCACTTCGACGGGGTGCTGACCGTGGTCGCGAAGCTGCTCGGCATCGTGCGCCCGGACTACGCGCTGTTCGGCGAGAAGGACTACCAGCAGTTGGTGCTGATCCGCCGGATGGCCAGGGAGCTGAACTTCGACACCGGCGTCCAGGGCGTGCCGACCGTGCGCAACGCCGACGGGCTGGCCCTGTCCTCGCGCAACGGCTACTTGGACGAGCAGCAGCGCCGCGCCGCGCTCGCGCTGTCCGCGGCGATGGCCGCCGGTGCGCACGCGGGTCGTTCCGGGCCGTCGGCGGTGGTCGCCGCCGCGCGCGAGGTGCTCGACGCGGAACCGCTCGTGCAGCCGGACTACCTGGAGCTGCGGGACACCGAACTCGGGCCCGCACCGGAGTCCGGAGAAGCCCGGCTGCTGGTGGCGGCGAAGGTCGGCACCACCAGGTTGATCGACAACGCGCTCGTGGTGCTGGGCTCCCAGTGA
- a CDS encoding DUF2520 domain-containing protein, giving the protein MSAGRPARRGDGPRLRVGVISAGRVGAVLGAAFQRAGHEVVAVSGVSAASLRRAEELLPQVPVRPPDEVANSADLVLLAVPDDVLAGLVRGLVATGSLRSGQILVHTCGAHGVAVLEPAAEVGVLPLALHPAMTFTGRPEDVERLASACAAVTAAGADEASWNVGEVLALELGAEPVRVPEQARRLYHTALSHGANHLITLINECSDLLRGAGVEIPERVLAPILSASLDNALRFGDKGLTGPVSRGDTGTVRAHLAELRESAPEVSAGYAELARRTAARAEQAGLLDRHSASEVTDALDEEQR; this is encoded by the coding sequence ATGTCTGCCGGGCGTCCGGCCCGCCGGGGCGACGGCCCGCGGCTACGGGTCGGCGTGATCTCCGCGGGCCGAGTGGGCGCCGTGCTGGGAGCAGCGTTCCAGCGCGCCGGGCACGAGGTCGTCGCGGTCTCCGGTGTTTCCGCCGCGTCGCTGCGCCGCGCCGAGGAGCTGCTGCCGCAAGTTCCGGTGCGCCCGCCCGACGAGGTCGCGAACTCCGCCGATCTGGTGCTGCTCGCGGTGCCCGACGACGTGCTCGCCGGTCTGGTGCGCGGCCTGGTCGCCACCGGCTCGCTGCGCTCCGGGCAGATCTTGGTGCACACCTGCGGCGCGCACGGCGTCGCCGTGCTCGAACCCGCAGCGGAGGTCGGCGTGCTGCCGCTGGCGCTGCACCCGGCGATGACGTTCACCGGCCGACCCGAGGACGTCGAGCGGTTGGCGAGCGCCTGCGCGGCCGTCACCGCCGCCGGGGCGGACGAAGCCTCCTGGAACGTCGGCGAAGTGCTCGCGCTCGAACTCGGCGCGGAACCGGTGCGGGTGCCCGAGCAGGCCCGGCGGCTGTACCACACCGCGCTCTCGCACGGCGCGAACCACCTGATCACCCTGATCAACGAGTGCTCGGACCTGCTGCGCGGCGCGGGTGTCGAGATCCCGGAACGGGTGCTGGCGCCGATCCTGTCGGCCTCGCTGGACAACGCGCTGCGCTTCGGCGACAAGGGGCTGACCGGCCCGGTTTCGCGGGGCGACACCGGCACGGTCCGGGCGCACCTCGCCGAACTGCGCGAGTCCGCGCCGGAGGTCTCCGCCGGCTACGCGGAGCTGGCCCGCCGCACCGCGGCGCGCGCCGAGCAGGCCGGGTTGCTGGACCGGCACTCGGCTTCCGAAGTGACCGACGCGCTGGACGAGGAGCAGCGATGA
- a CDS encoding PrsW family glutamic-type intramembrane protease, translating to MSHPDLPGPDLSGARRLQTRKHSAVGLPVAGLLVLGVVGLVMVGVATSRVGALPALVGALAALIPVGVVFAAIVWIDRWEPEPPLLMLGAFLWGAGGATACSLLLNDSVVGLGELLFGPSRHVFFERALMAPLVEEGAKALFVVALWFRRRSEFNGLVDGIVYASLTAAGFAFTENILYFGKAFAEGGLGNATGGVVAVFILRGVLAPFSHPLFSAMVGIGIGLASRTADNRRRVLWPLLGYLGAVVLHAAWNASTLLSGTGFLNMYFLIMVPIFAGTGWLIVWQRKREQRIVVDQLPVLQRAGLIVRSEVEMLASLAGRQGWLRKVRRSAGADAAKAVRDYQIAVTELAFLQHRAAEGRTTSAVRRARREQLIEELKAARREAVGSREGFQTARVKIHELTQSVRRPAVWPTVPDDAQEDANQAGRAARPNQQGPNQQAPHQQAPHQQPPPQPGPPPGARPAPGQPVRNPHDPPNAQPHGPQHRPPQSPPGQHPPNRPHPNPPPDQHRPG from the coding sequence GTGTCCCATCCTGATCTTCCCGGTCCCGACCTCTCCGGTGCGCGCAGGCTGCAGACCCGCAAGCATTCCGCGGTCGGTCTGCCGGTGGCCGGTCTGCTGGTGCTCGGCGTGGTCGGTCTGGTGATGGTCGGCGTGGCCACCTCCCGGGTCGGTGCGCTGCCCGCGCTGGTCGGCGCGTTGGCGGCGTTGATCCCGGTGGGCGTCGTGTTCGCCGCCATCGTGTGGATCGACCGCTGGGAACCGGAGCCGCCGCTGCTCATGCTCGGCGCGTTCCTGTGGGGCGCGGGTGGTGCCACGGCGTGCTCGTTGCTGCTCAACGACTCGGTGGTCGGGCTCGGTGAGCTGCTGTTCGGCCCCAGCAGGCACGTCTTCTTCGAGCGCGCGCTGATGGCCCCGCTGGTGGAGGAGGGCGCCAAGGCGCTGTTCGTGGTGGCGCTGTGGTTCCGGCGGCGCTCGGAGTTCAACGGCCTGGTCGACGGCATCGTCTACGCGAGCCTGACCGCGGCGGGCTTCGCGTTCACCGAGAACATCCTGTACTTCGGCAAGGCGTTCGCGGAGGGCGGCCTGGGCAACGCCACGGGCGGGGTGGTCGCGGTGTTCATCCTGCGCGGCGTGCTCGCGCCGTTCTCGCACCCGCTGTTCAGCGCGATGGTCGGCATCGGCATCGGGCTGGCCTCGCGCACCGCCGACAACCGGCGGCGCGTGCTGTGGCCGTTGCTGGGCTACCTCGGCGCGGTGGTGCTGCACGCGGCTTGGAACGCTTCGACGCTGCTCAGCGGTACGGGCTTCCTGAACATGTACTTCCTGATCATGGTGCCGATCTTCGCGGGCACCGGCTGGCTGATCGTCTGGCAGCGCAAGCGGGAGCAGCGGATCGTCGTGGACCAGCTGCCGGTGCTGCAGCGGGCCGGGCTGATCGTGCGCAGCGAGGTGGAGATGCTGGCTTCGCTGGCGGGCCGACAGGGCTGGTTGCGCAAAGTGCGCCGCAGCGCGGGCGCGGATGCCGCGAAGGCGGTGCGGGACTACCAGATCGCGGTGACCGAGTTGGCGTTCCTGCAGCACCGCGCGGCCGAGGGGCGCACCACCAGTGCGGTGCGCCGCGCGCGGCGGGAGCAGCTGATCGAGGAGCTCAAGGCCGCCCGGCGGGAGGCCGTCGGGTCGCGGGAGGGGTTCCAGACCGCTCGGGTCAAGATCCACGAGTTGACGCAGAGCGTGCGGCGCCCGGCGGTGTGGCCGACGGTTCCGGACGACGCGCAGGAGGACGCGAATCAGGCGGGCCGGGCGGCCCGGCCGAATCAGCAGGGGCCGAATCAGCAAGCCCCGCACCAGCAAGCCCCGCACCAGCAGCCCCCGCCCCAGCCGGGCCCGCCCCCGGGCGCGCGGCCCGCACCCGGCCAGCCGGTGCGCAACCCGCACGATCCGCCGAACGCGCAGCCCCACGGTCCGCAGCACAGGCCTCCGCAATCCCCGCCGGGTCAGCACCCGCCGAACCGGCCGCACCCGAACCCGCCGCCGGATCAGCACCGCCCGGGCTAG
- a CDS encoding DUF6779 domain-containing protein: protein MTSSGRPEHAPRHTSALWIGTVVLAAAAAAVMVLSDDSRVLKLGLVAALWAALLGAFAVAKLRAKVAAEAERSDERQRIYELELEREIAARREFEAEAEADARRKAAEQSDTEIQALKAELQSLRENLEKVLGGDVLFERVALRAESTRLRSLAEHGGTGNQPRVIQHGDGRGKLSTGVQGQVDPHVGEQQPPRQPRPRKSRPQQGRPAPRQPEPRKPRNVAQGAWPAQQPQPPIQRPREHPASRTGEIPVNGGTDVQEALAGNPAATGRAAAHQPAPAAGAQGTGGHPQQAGVGNPAMTAEQPAVQPKSAAAPESSPASTQDRAAAPQNSAPPAQHHSGPPETSAAAPGNPAGAPAKPQQPAEPQAAEPSNAAGAHTEGTSVTDLLAAYGDSRGSASKRRRRRSD from the coding sequence ATGACCAGCTCCGGCCGCCCCGAACACGCGCCTCGACATACCTCGGCGCTGTGGATCGGCACGGTCGTGCTCGCCGCCGCGGCGGCCGCGGTGATGGTGCTCAGCGACGACTCGCGGGTGCTCAAACTGGGCTTGGTGGCGGCGCTGTGGGCGGCGCTGCTCGGCGCGTTCGCGGTGGCCAAGCTGCGCGCCAAGGTCGCGGCCGAGGCGGAGCGCTCCGACGAGCGGCAGCGGATCTACGAGCTGGAGCTGGAGCGCGAGATCGCCGCTCGCCGTGAGTTCGAGGCCGAGGCCGAAGCCGACGCCCGGCGCAAGGCCGCCGAGCAGTCCGACACCGAGATCCAGGCGTTGAAGGCGGAGCTGCAGTCGCTGCGGGAGAACCTGGAGAAGGTGCTCGGCGGCGACGTGCTGTTCGAGCGGGTCGCGCTGCGCGCGGAGTCCACCCGGCTGCGCTCGCTGGCCGAGCACGGCGGCACCGGGAACCAGCCGCGGGTGATCCAGCACGGCGACGGCCGCGGCAAGCTCTCCACCGGTGTGCAGGGCCAGGTGGATCCGCACGTGGGCGAGCAGCAACCGCCGCGCCAGCCGCGTCCGCGCAAGTCCCGTCCGCAGCAGGGCAGACCCGCTCCCCGGCAGCCGGAACCGCGGAAACCGCGCAACGTCGCGCAGGGCGCGTGGCCCGCGCAGCAGCCGCAACCGCCGATCCAGCGGCCGCGGGAGCACCCGGCGAGCCGGACCGGGGAGATCCCGGTGAACGGCGGCACCGATGTGCAGGAGGCTCTCGCGGGCAACCCCGCCGCGACCGGGCGCGCCGCCGCGCACCAGCCGGCGCCGGCCGCTGGTGCGCAGGGAACCGGCGGGCATCCCCAGCAGGCCGGGGTGGGCAATCCGGCCATGACGGCCGAACAACCTGCCGTGCAACCGAAAAGCGCTGCGGCACCAGAAAGTTCCCCGGCGTCGACGCAGGACCGCGCGGCGGCGCCGCAAAACTCCGCCCCGCCTGCGCAACACCACTCAGGGCCACCGGAAACCTCCGCAGCAGCACCGGGGAATCCCGCTGGAGCACCGGCGAAGCCGCAGCAACCGGCCGAGCCGCAAGCAGCGGAACCGTCGAACGCGGCCGGAGCGCACACCGAGGGCACTTCGGTCACCGACCTGCTCGCCGCCTACGGCGATTCGCGCGGCTCCGCGTCGAAGCGCCGCCGTCGCCGCAGCGACTGA
- a CDS encoding DUF3180 domain-containing protein translates to MSFTQIRHLVIAAVVAGALAYLGCRAAYGGLPRLPALAGATLLLVAIVDVILASTMRPRILRKSGTEPVDSLTAARAVALAKASSMAGAIMGGVWLGLLGFLLPMRGEVQAAASDTPAAVIGLVSAALLVAAGLWLEHCLRNPDDPEEHDDEE, encoded by the coding sequence ATGAGCTTCACCCAGATCCGGCACCTCGTCATCGCCGCCGTCGTGGCGGGTGCGCTGGCGTACCTGGGCTGCCGCGCAGCCTATGGCGGACTGCCGCGGCTGCCCGCGCTCGCGGGCGCGACGTTGCTGCTGGTCGCGATCGTCGACGTGATCCTGGCCAGCACCATGCGGCCGCGGATCCTGCGCAAGTCCGGTACCGAGCCGGTGGATTCGCTGACCGCGGCGCGCGCGGTCGCGCTGGCGAAGGCTTCCTCGATGGCCGGCGCGATCATGGGCGGGGTGTGGCTCGGCCTGCTCGGCTTCCTGCTGCCGATGCGCGGCGAAGTGCAGGCCGCGGCCTCGGACACCCCGGCGGCCGTCATCGGGCTGGTGAGCGCGGCGCTGCTGGTGGCGGCCGGGTTGTGGCTGGAGCACTGCCTGCGCAATCCGGACGACCCCGAAGAGCACGACGACGAGGAGTGA
- a CDS encoding MerR family transcriptional regulator, protein MDDDQRYSIGELSRRTGLSAKTIRFYSDEGLVPPIDRTSAGHRRYDVTAMARLELVRTLRDLGAGLGEVRRVLAAETDLPSLAQRQLQLVEEQLRRLRTRRAVLRAVVREQKTTEEVRLMHKLAQMSDGERDRLIDEFWDYTISGLDIDEEFAEWMRSAKPRLPDDPNPAQVEAWVELAELINDQSFRAAVREMWRRQAERMAAGDEVPVQTPDQAAQWWSLHDDVNAAEQAGTAPDSARGRELAERAARTYAEQLGTADSPQVRGELAEFLAQPVDERMSRYWELLAIINDWPAHPTRQAGMHWLAAAVRGTLD, encoded by the coding sequence GTGGACGACGACCAGCGCTACAGCATCGGAGAGCTCAGCCGCCGCACGGGCCTGAGCGCCAAGACGATCCGGTTCTACTCCGACGAGGGCCTGGTCCCGCCCATCGACCGCACCTCCGCGGGCCACCGCCGCTACGACGTGACCGCGATGGCCCGGCTCGAGCTGGTGCGCACGTTGCGCGACCTCGGTGCCGGTCTCGGCGAGGTACGCCGCGTGCTGGCCGCCGAGACGGATCTGCCGTCGCTGGCGCAGCGGCAGCTTCAGCTGGTGGAGGAGCAGTTGCGGCGGCTGCGGACGCGGCGGGCCGTGCTGCGCGCGGTCGTCCGGGAGCAGAAGACGACCGAAGAGGTGAGGCTCATGCACAAGCTCGCGCAGATGTCGGACGGCGAGCGCGACCGGCTGATCGACGAGTTCTGGGACTACACGATCAGCGGGCTGGACATCGACGAGGAATTCGCCGAGTGGATGCGTTCGGCGAAACCCCGGTTGCCGGACGACCCGAATCCCGCGCAGGTCGAAGCGTGGGTGGAACTGGCCGAGCTGATCAACGACCAGAGCTTCCGCGCCGCGGTGCGGGAGATGTGGCGCCGGCAGGCCGAGCGGATGGCGGCGGGCGACGAGGTTCCCGTGCAGACCCCGGACCAGGCGGCGCAGTGGTGGTCGCTGCACGACGACGTCAACGCGGCCGAGCAGGCGGGCACGGCGCCGGACTCGGCTCGTGGCCGGGAGCTAGCCGAGCGGGCCGCCCGGACCTACGCCGAGCAGCTCGGCACCGCCGACTCGCCGCAGGTCCGCGGCGAGCTGGCGGAGTTCCTGGCGCAGCCGGTCGACGAGCGGATGTCGCGCTACTGGGAGCTGCTGGCGATCATCAACGACTGGCCCGCGCACCCGACCAGGCAGGCCGGGATGCACTGGCTCGCCGCCGCGGTGCGCGGCACGCTGGATTGA
- the folK gene encoding 2-amino-4-hydroxy-6-hydroxymethyldihydropteridine diphosphokinase — MSRAVLSLGSNLGDRLGFLQLAVDGFADVLVAASPVFETEPWGVTDQPDFLNAVLVVQSSDVDEWGWLRRAQELERAAERIREQRWGPRTLDVDVVAVDGVRSEHPDLLLPHPGTPSRATVLIPWLAVEPEAVLPGRGPVAALRDALPAADLEAVRARPDLALRIPR, encoded by the coding sequence ATGAGCAGGGCGGTGCTCTCGCTCGGGTCGAATCTGGGGGACCGGCTGGGTTTCCTGCAGCTGGCCGTGGACGGGTTCGCCGACGTCCTGGTGGCGGCCTCACCGGTGTTCGAGACCGAACCGTGGGGCGTGACCGATCAGCCGGACTTCCTCAACGCGGTGCTCGTGGTGCAGTCGTCCGATGTGGACGAATGGGGTTGGCTGCGGCGCGCTCAAGAGCTGGAACGGGCTGCGGAACGGATCCGTGAGCAGCGCTGGGGTCCGCGCACGCTGGACGTCGACGTCGTCGCCGTGGACGGGGTGCGCAGCGAGCACCCGGACCTGCTGCTGCCGCATCCCGGAACGCCGAGCCGGGCGACGGTGCTGATCCCGTGGCTCGCGGTCGAGCCGGAGGCGGTGCTGCCCGGGCGCGGTCCGGTCGCGGCGCTGCGCGATGCCTTGCCCGCTGCCGACCTCGAAGCAGTGCGTGCCCGCCCGGACCTCGCGCTGCGCATTCCGCGCTGA
- the folB gene encoding dihydroneopterin aldolase → MADRITLTGLRVHGRHGVYDQEKRDGHEFSVDITVWADLAGAAADDDLAQTLNYGELAQRAADVVGGPSRDLIETVAAEIADGIMAAHAAHAAEVTIHKPSAPIPLTFADVAVTIRRSRRGGRGGNSP, encoded by the coding sequence TTGGCTGACCGGATCACGTTGACCGGGCTGCGGGTGCACGGCAGGCACGGGGTCTACGACCAGGAGAAGCGCGACGGGCACGAGTTCTCCGTCGACATCACCGTGTGGGCCGACTTGGCGGGTGCCGCGGCGGACGACGACCTGGCGCAGACGCTGAACTACGGCGAGCTGGCGCAGCGCGCGGCGGACGTGGTGGGCGGTCCCTCGCGGGATCTGATCGAGACCGTGGCCGCGGAGATCGCCGACGGCATCATGGCTGCGCACGCCGCGCACGCCGCGGAGGTGACGATCCACAAGCCGTCCGCCCCGATCCCGTTGACGTTCGCGGACGTGGCGGTGACGATCCGCCGTTCGCGGCGCGGTGGCCGGGGCGGCAACTCGCCCTGA
- the folP gene encoding dihydropteroate synthase, with protein MVVELPRPGRCAVLGVLNVTPDSFSDGGRYLDRAAAIEHGIEMHRAGADIIDVGGESTRPGSARVDPGTEADRVLPVVTELVAAGVPVSVDTTRAQVAEATAKAGAAMINDVSGGLADPDMARVAAETGLPWVLMHWRGHSRDMNSLANYTDVVAEVRSELLRQVDAAVRAGVREEAIVLDPGLGFAKTGEHDWALLHDLGEFVQLGFPVLVGAARKRFLGKLLADPDGTPRPPTGRETATAAVSALAADRGAWAVRVHDVVSSLDAVAVAAAWRAGRTVG; from the coding sequence ATGGTCGTCGAGCTGCCCCGCCCCGGCCGGTGCGCCGTGCTGGGCGTGTTGAACGTGACGCCGGATTCGTTCTCGGACGGCGGGCGCTACCTGGACCGCGCGGCCGCGATCGAGCACGGCATCGAGATGCACCGGGCGGGCGCGGACATCATCGACGTCGGTGGCGAGTCCACCCGGCCGGGATCGGCGCGGGTCGATCCCGGCACCGAGGCCGATCGGGTGCTTCCGGTGGTGACCGAGCTGGTCGCGGCCGGTGTGCCGGTGAGCGTGGACACCACGCGTGCGCAGGTCGCGGAGGCCACCGCGAAGGCCGGTGCCGCGATGATCAACGACGTTTCCGGCGGGCTGGCGGACCCGGACATGGCGCGGGTGGCCGCGGAGACCGGGTTGCCGTGGGTGCTGATGCACTGGCGCGGGCACAGCCGGGACATGAATTCGCTGGCGAACTACACCGACGTGGTCGCCGAGGTGCGTTCCGAACTGCTGCGGCAGGTGGACGCGGCGGTGCGGGCCGGTGTCCGGGAGGAGGCGATCGTGCTCGACCCGGGGCTCGGCTTCGCCAAGACCGGGGAGCACGACTGGGCGCTGCTGCACGACCTCGGCGAGTTCGTGCAGCTCGGGTTCCCGGTGCTGGTGGGCGCTGCCCGCAAGCGGTTCCTCGGCAAGCTGCTGGCCGATCCGGACGGCACGCCGCGCCCGCCCACCGGGCGGGAGACCGCGACGGCGGCGGTTTCGGCGCTGGCCGCGGACCGCGGCGCGTGGGCGGTCCGGGTGCACGACGTGGTGAGTTCGTTGGACGCGGTCGCGGTGGCCGCGGCGTGGCGAGCGGGGAGGACCGTTGGCTGA
- the folE gene encoding GTP cyclohydrolase I FolE, with protein MISSLGEQAGSEDDFRPSATTFEHPRFDHERAQAAIRELLLAAGEDPDREGLRETPSRVARAYQELFAGLYTDPDEVLDRTFDEAHEELVLVRDIPMYSQCEHHLLPFHGVAHIGYIPNEKGRVTGLSKLARLVDLYAKRPQVQERLTSQVADALVRKLEPRGVIVVVDAEHLCMGMRGVRKAGSTTTTSAVRGVFRTSASSRSEALALIRGN; from the coding sequence GTGATCAGCAGTCTCGGTGAGCAAGCCGGGTCGGAGGACGACTTCCGGCCGTCCGCGACGACGTTCGAACACCCCCGCTTCGACCACGAGCGGGCGCAGGCGGCGATCCGGGAACTGCTGCTCGCCGCCGGTGAGGACCCGGACCGGGAGGGCCTGCGGGAAACCCCGTCCCGGGTGGCGCGGGCGTACCAGGAACTGTTCGCGGGCCTCTACACCGACCCGGACGAGGTGCTCGACCGCACCTTCGACGAAGCGCACGAGGAACTCGTGCTGGTGCGCGACATCCCGATGTACTCGCAGTGCGAGCACCACCTGCTGCCGTTCCACGGGGTCGCGCACATCGGCTACATCCCGAACGAGAAGGGCCGGGTGACCGGGCTGTCCAAGCTGGCCCGGCTGGTGGATCTGTACGCGAAGCGCCCGCAGGTGCAGGAGCGGCTGACTTCGCAGGTCGCCGACGCCCTGGTGCGCAAACTCGAACCGCGCGGCGTGATCGTGGTGGTCGACGCCGAGCACCTGTGCATGGGGATGCGCGGCGTGCGCAAGGCCGGGTCGACCACGACCACTTCGGCGGTGCGCGGCGTGTTCCGCACGTCGGCTTCGTCGCGGTCCGAGGCCCTGGCGTTGATCAGGGGGAACTGA